cccgctgcacagcagtgtgatccagtcctgctttcactgtgactttaataatcagacacacctgagcttgttgcctagacacactggggctgatcaagctgctagtgaaacctggactggatcccactgctgtgcaataggagtctgattcccagccctgtagaTAGATGGTTGAAAGAGGTTTTTAGCTGATTTTATATTAGTGGTCATAGTGGGATAGATAGATTAAGAttggaatcagactcctgttgcacagcagtgtcacccagtccaggtttcactagcagcttgatcagcaccagtgtgacagacagacacacagacagacagacagacagtgtaaAAGGGTAATGGCTTTTTTGAAAGACAAGCTTAATCATTGTTTTTATAAAGAGCCAAGCCATTGTGTTGTAACTGTACCTGTTAGCATCCGCTGTTCTGGCTGCCAACAGCTCGTCCCTCTGCAGAGAGAGAAGGTTTCAAATCATTAGTTTCAAATCGCTTTAAATGTGAAATCCGAGCCGGTTAAATATTCAGTCAAGAGCATCAGATTATATGATTATAGGCTGCATAGATCGCgttataaatacattattcagATGATTTTCTTCAAAGCACAACGTTGTGTAACAacgtattattaaaaaatgtaccgTATATAAACATTAAAACGTGCTTTATAATCTGTGCacacgttttgttttttaaagtttaatattCTCCTAGCCCTGATCCCTTGAATTTGGACGCTATCGTGTAATTTAATGCAATGAAAAAATACAGAGGGAGCAGAATAAACTCTGGCACCTGCACTCGCTTCCTTTCCTTCATAACGGGAGCCGAGCGAAGCGTGgtatattttaaaggaaaaaaaagactcatatttaaaataataataataataataataataataataataataataataataattacaacaacaaaaataaagtcaAACACTGTAAAATCTAGCAACACGCGGATATTGTaggttttccttttaaaactgttcggtgaatatagtttttattttaaataaatacttcgGTACGgtgttatttagtttaaaaatacatataaatatattccTTTAGCAATAACGCCGGTGTTTATATATCTGTGCAGGTTTCGGTGTTTCCATAGCGATCAGCGGAACGGGCGCGTCATCGTCACCGTAGCAACAGAGTCACgtgtggggggtggaggggggggagtGAGGCGTGACCCCACGTGACGGGGGGCAGAGTTGCGTCAGAAGCCGACCTGTTGCCGGCAGGGTCAGGGAAACACATTGAAATTATCCTAgaagaacaaaataatatttagcaAGCGGGCAACTGCATTTGAAAGGGCGtttaacagttaataataattacagaactAATAAGTAAGCGTAATTGTCACTTAGTTCACTGAATAATTGTTCGTAACAAGCCGGAACTAAATTACCAGATAATCTAATGACGATTAAACTTGACATTGAAAGCCAGGACTTTAACTTGTGTAAACTCGCACACAGAACACGTTTGAGCGTGAGCGTCTGTGCAGCCAAATTAATCGAGACACGtcggggtatatatatataatagatatatatatatataatatatatatatatatatatatatatatatatatatgcccgaTGCGGCCACTACATTGACTAGCGTTCAGACCCCATCAAAGCTCTCTTCGTGCCGTCCGAAAAGCGGAGTaatcaaaataacacaataataataataataataataataataataataataagtattattgCTACGAATTGCACGCCGCTAGCAACCGACGTGACTGTGCAAAATATTAAGCGTTTAAACTGCAGATTAGTATTCATTCGACTGTGCAAAATATTAAGCGTTTAAACTGCAGACTAGCAGAGATTCACGCCGCCCTTGTTCTGTGTGATCATGTGGAGAAGCAGCGTTCGGGTTGCTATGGGCCTGTGCCGGCATCTCCCTCCACAGATGAAGCCTCAAAACCTGACCGTTTCGGTGAAGAAGATGATTGTGGAATCGGCTGTGAGATTCTCCAGACATGCCAGGACCGTCGCGGTAAGCACTGGAAATCGGGTCCGGTCCGGTCCGGTCCGGGAAGGAATACTGTTCCCGGGTTTCTGCGGTAAGGTTGTGGAATGAGGTTGCGCCAACGCCCCCATGTTGGCTCCAGCAAGGAGCCGGCTTCCCGCACTGCGCTCTGAGTGGTAGAGCCCACATGGCGGCTCCGGGGACGCAGTTTCATACCCTTGTGCAGCTGTGTGGAGATCTTGCGGTCAGGCCgggctgtgtgtttgtttgtttgtttgtttgtttattaaacaaggTGCAATCCCGCTTGTTTCCATGCTAGTGGACACGGGCGCTGTGCTCCGCCCCGAAGGACTACGGCGTCCCGAACCCCAGCTGGTCGGCGGAGATGATGAGTCTGTACGAGCGCTACAGCGCCAAGGGAGCCGAGTCCTGGGAGAGGCTTCCGAGCTACAAGCGCTTCCTGTCGTTCTCTACAGGTGTGGAGCCCGGATTTCACTGTGTCTGTGATGTCACTGCGCCTCTCTCTCGCTGTGATGTCACTGCGTCTCGCTGTGATGTTACTGCACCTCTCTCTCGCTGTGATGTCACTGCGTCTCGCTGTGATGTCACTGCGTCTctcattgtgatgtcactgtgtcTGTGCAGGGGGGCAGTGTCTCAGCCGGCTGCACAAGCCCACGGCACGCCTGTTCACCAGGAACCTGGAGGAGGAGGGAGCCGGGTTCGAGTACACCGTCTTCGCCAGCAAAGCGGAGCGGCGCGCTGTGTGTCTCTTCCAGGCCGGGCCCCTGCTGGAGGGACCCCcggggtgagaggagaggagaggaggggaggggagggatgggTAACATCAGACACAttactaaataaatcaatacatgcaTTAGAAACAGCATTGAAGTCATTCAGCAGAGACTTTCAACCGagcgacttgcagagaccaggggggtgaactctgcgataggaccttgtttgttctCTCACTGTTGAACCGGGGTCTCCTCTCCGCAGGCACGTCCACGGAGGGGCGATCGCCACCATCATCGACTCTGCCGCGGGGACCTGCGCCATGTACCTGACGGGCATCGTCATGACAGCCAACCTCAACATCAACTACAGGAAGTGAGCCTCGCTCTGACGGGGGGCAGCACCGGgccacacagacacaacacactcCCGGCttcgctaataataataataataataataatagtgatgatAATATGGATCTCGGTATTGGAGCTTCGTTCCCTTTTCATCTAACAGACAGTAATGCCTCAGTGTGATTGTCTgggtgtcgtgtgtgtgtgtgtgtttctctcttgctctcactCTCTGCGTCTTTCAGTTCACATTGCAAGGTGTTTTATTGGCGGGGTGACGCTAGCACTGCTTCTGGAGCAGTTGTGATCTAAAAGTTATGAGCGCCGCTAACATGTGAAAAGCAATGGTGTCTTTctcaccctctcctctctcctccccccctccctctctctgtgttcagCCCCATTCCTCTGGGCTCAGTGGTGCTGGTAGAGTGCGAGTTGGACCGGACCGAGGGCAAGAAGACGTTTGTCTCGTGCAGAATCACCAGCGCCGACGGGTCCAAACTGCACGCGGAGGCAACAGGTAGGGAACCACCTCAGAGcgacacccagtccaggtttcactagcagcttgatcagccccagtgtgtctagggaacaagctcaggtgtgtctgattattaaactcccagtgaaaccaggactggatcacactgctgtgcagcgggagtctcattattaaactcctagtgaaagcaggactggatcacactgctgtgcagcgggagtctgattattaaactcctagtgaaaccaggactggatcacactgctgtgcagcgggagtctgattattaaactcctagtgaaagcaggactggatcacactgctgtgcagcgggagtctcattattaaactcctagtgaaagcaggactggatcacactgctgtgcagcgggagtctcattcccgTCCCTGCTGTCTCTTGTCTCTGCAGCTCTGTTTGTCTCAGTCGGTGTGGGGACTCTGGTTGGACTCTGAGTCTGGGGGTCCCTGCGTGAGCCGGAACAGAATCACCCCAGAGAGAAACTGGAGGAGGAAACGAGACCTTCAGCAGACTTTATAGGGTTTATAGgggtttttaaatacaaaatgttattaattttacagttttaaataatactaataataataataataataataataataataataataataataataataataatggagcattattattattgctatccTGTGCCATCTTTTTTGCAGTGTCTCGTTAATAACAGAGTTGTTCATCATATATTGATctgcaataaaaatacatagaTGTGAAAACGCCCGTGtgattgtgttgtatttattattctatAATGAGAAGAAGTGTTTTTcttcctagaaaaaaaaacagcagaacaagagactgacacacacacacacacacacacacacacacacacacaccacacacacacacacaccacacacacacacacacacacacacacacacacacacacacagccagccagccacagcacacacacacacacacacacacacacacacacaacacacacacacacacacacacacacacacacacacacacacaaccagccagccagccagcacacacacacacacacacacacacacacacacacacacacacacacacacagccagccagcacacacacacacacacacacacacacacacacacacacacaccagccacagccagcaccactgcacacacacacacacacacacacacacacacaaccagccagccagccagctgcacacacacacacacacacacacacacacaccacacacacacacaacacagccagccagccagctgcacacacacacacacacacacacaacacacacacacacacacactgcacacacacacacacacacacacacacacacacacacagccacacagccacacacacacacacacacacacacacacacacaccagccagccacacacacacacacacacacacacacacacacacacacacacacacacacacacacagctgcacaccacacacacacacacacacacacacagccacacacacacacacacacacacacacacacacatccagctgcacacacacacacacaccacacacaacacacacaccacacagcacacacacacacacacacacacacacacagccagccagccagctgcacacacacacacacacacacacacacacacacacacacacacacacacacacacacacacacacacacacacacacagccagccagccagcacacacacacacacacacacacacacacacacacacacacacaggggtgggtCTGTCGTGTGTGCGCCACACACcccaactgcacacacacacacacacacagacacaaccaGCCAGCCagtcgcgcacacacacacacacacacagagacacaacacAGCCAGCCACACGCACACATTTCTCTATTTGTGGGGGCTTCTCATTAACTCTCACTATTATCTTCATCAACTTCATCAAACGAAGCTGGACTGCTCTGGTTTTGAAAGTACGGGGCTCTATGTGATCCCTAGTAAACAACTCTAAAATCCATTCCAATAACTGGGAAAGCGGGGGCGGGGGGGCAATTACCTTCTATTTTCGACGCGTTTCGAAATGATAATAACAGATAACCGCCGTGAGCAGCATGGATTACCCGCCTCCATCCCGGTTCCCAGGCGACACTAGTAGGAATGGATGAGCCTGTTGGCTTGTTTTTGGTGAATGTATCCGCCGATGCGGACCGGTGCAGAACGGACCCGAGAGAGCATCCCATCCGCAGATCGCTCACCACAACTTCTTTGAACAGAACggactctctttttttttttgcacggaaTTAGGTAAGAGATTTGAACAATTTTgcacgtttattttatttgacttttgcattttcgggtttttttttttttttttttctgtaaataggTATATAGACATGCATTATACAGGCAAATGATCTCTAACCATACAAACAAGTACTGTTATTAATACTGGTTAGTATTTGTGTGCGGTGTCAATCTGCCACAATATTAATTGTGCAATCTCCTAATTCACTGCCGTTCTAGCATCCTGGTGTTTGCACCACGTCATTGATCGATTACGGTTCAGTTTTGATATTGATTTGTCATTCAACCGCTTATCGTACcttcatttgtttgaaaaaatatatacacgcACACGTTCTCcggtgtgcgtgtgcgtgtgcgtgtgcgtgtgcgtgtagcGCTGCGGCTGCTTCCCGCACGGTTGCCTGCAGTAAACGGAGTTAATGCGCGCCTCGGTAGTGCTGCTTTGTGATTGTAATCAGCACTGCGGTTACTGCAGCGTGATGTGCAGCTGGAATTGAAGTGGAAGAACGCGGAAGTGGGATTGAATCTGAGCAAACAGTCCTGCTGTGGCTGTGATTGTAATTGAGCGCAGGGCTGATACAGGTTCGGGCAGCCGGCACGTCTGCATGGGACTGTAACTGAAGGCTGCTAAATGACTCCTTAGATACATTTTCCTCAACTTTGTGTTCAACTCGGCTTACTATCCAGCGCCACCTAACTACTGCGCGTTTGTTCCCTGCATTTCTTCCCACCAGGGAGCTGCACCTCTCCACGGATAAGCGATCATGTTCTCCTCCGGGCTCAGCCTCCTGCCGGCAGGGCAGCGAGGGGCGCCCAACGGCAAGCTGTCTGCGTACCCCAACATCCTGACCCCGGACCGCATCCCCGAGTTCTTCATCCCTCCTAAGCTGCTGCTGCTCCCCCCGCCGGTGCCGGGCACCCCAAAATCCACCCAGGGGGGCTCCCCAAACGGGGCTGGGAGCCTCGCGGAGCGCGCGCTGATCCGATCGGCCCGGCGGCACGTCATTGAGATCGAGAGCGCGGACTCTGAgctgggggagggagagggggaggagaggctGAAGACTGCTTCTCCAACCCTCCCCGCTGGCCCTCGCCTCTCCTTAGCCTGCCTCCCCGAAAGCCCCCATACCAGACGCAGGGAGTCCCTCTTCCACTCCCCCCCCGCCCACAGGAGCCCCGTCGGCGAGTTTACCCCCCGAGTGGCGTCTCCCTCATCCTTGTACCCCCCTTTCTCCTCCCCGGACAGCGACCCCGCCTCCTCCGCAGACCCCTCCCCCTTCAGCTCCCCCCTCCTCCCTGGCCGCTCCCCGGCCCCGTCCTGCCCAGCCCACGGGACCCAGCGCCTGTTCCGTCGGACGCTGGGCTCCAAAGCGCTCTCCTCGCCCATGGACTCTGGCAGCTCTTCGGAGGAGAGCCCGGCCACGCCCCGCAGACGAGCCACGCTGGCTCCCCCGGTCCTCTTTCAGCTCGATTTCATCTGCTGCCAGGAGAGGCTGACCAAGGAGAGCCGCCTGCCTCTGAGGAAGGGCCGGGCGCCGAGGGGAGAGCTGAGGCTGTCGGCCGAGTTCTCTGGGGAGCAGGGCAGGCTGCGGGTCAGGCTGGTCAGCGGGGAGGGGCTCTACCCGCCCGGGTTTGAGTCCAGGCTGGTGAGCTGCTGCGTCGTGGTGCAGCTGGACCCGGGCCGGCAGCAGAGGCAGAGGAGCAACGTGGTGAAGCGCAGCAGGGAGCCCATCTTCAACGAGGACTTCTTCTTCGAGGGGCTGAGCCAGGGGGAGCTGGACCGCCGCTCGCTCCGGTTCAAGGTGGTGAACAAGGGGGCCGGCGTGAAGAGGGATGCCCTGCTAGGGGAGGGAGAGGTGGGGCTGGCGTCTATACTACCCCCCTGAGGGGAAAGAGAAGAAcaggggagggagggaaggagggagaggtGGGGCTGGCGTCTATACTGCCCCCCTGAGGGGAAAGAGAAGAacaggggagggagagagactgTTTGATGTACCTGGAAGATTTagcaattactttaaaattaaaaaaaaaacagggtctGATTAATATTCCACCAATATCCTGTCGCTGTCTTTTCTATAGGATCAGCTAAAAACCTCCTTCAACCAACGACTATCCATCTATCTACAGGGCTGAgaatcagactcctgctgcacagcagtgtgatccagtcctggtttcactaggagtttaataatgagactcctgctgcacagcagtgtgatccagtcctggtttcactaggagtttaataatgagactcctgctgcacagcagtgtgatccagtcctgctttcactaggagtttaataatgagactcccgctgcacagcagtgtgatccagtcctgctttcactaggagtttaataatgagactcccgctgcacagcagtgtgatccagtcctgctttcactaggagtttaataatgagactcccgctgcacagcagtgtgatccagtcctgctttcactaggagtttaataatcagacacacctgagcttgttccctagacacactggggctgatcaagctgctagtgaaacctggactggatcacattgctgtgcaacaggagtctgattcccagccctgaggCATTCAGTGATCCAGCTCTGTGGTCTTGCAGTAGACGTCAGGGAGAATTGAAACTCCCTGTCTTGATCCCTTTGAAAAGTGTTCAAACCAAGCAATGCTGGACTGTATCTGTGTGGCTCagactgtgtttttgtgtgactGGCGCTGCTGTTAgttttttgtataatttgattACCTTGTCTGTATTAGCTGTGCGTAGTTGTTTGTGggagattgttttttttgtgtattataTACAACCTTTtctctcttgaaaaaaaaaaaaaaatatcgaggGGACTTTCCTGGTTcaataaaattaaattgaattaaaaaaaaaagtcaatccggttcacatttcatttttttctaattttctttctctgtgggaaacttttagaagggcGCAGGGATTGTAAAGCCTGGCTCAGCATTCATTTAAGAGAGGGGCcagcgatcctgttaataaagctaataagaggtgagagaatggattttaaagatggtcagcgctcctgtaaagggaggggtcagtgatcctgttaataaagctaataagaggtgagagaatggattttaaagatggtcagcgctcctttaaagggaggggccagtgatcctgttaataaagctaataagaggtgagagaatggattttaaagatggtcagcgctcctttaaagggaggggtcagtgatcctgttaataaagctaataagaggtgagagaatggattttaaagatggtcagcgctcctttaaagggaggggtcagtgatcctgttaataaagctaataagaggtgagagaatggattttaaagatggtcagcgctccttcaAAGGGATTGCAAGTCCCCGCAGCGCTGCAATCTCGGCTCTATTGAATAGCCCGGAGACTGTGGAGAATGGAAAGTGTCTGTGATTCACTGCTAGAACCGGCTGCTTCTTATTCTCGGCTTTGTCCCGCAGCGGCTCACGATCCGCGCATTTAATCGACAAAAGCCATTAGCCTTATTAAGCTTATTAGCATGAACAGCAGAGCGCGCTTTCATCTCCAGACTGATGAAAGAACCGGGCGAGGGAAGCAAGACGCGGCTCGGTGGAGCAGCGCTGCGAGGAGGGCGGCTGTCAGGTACattagggttgtgtgtgtgtgtgtgtgtgtgtgtgtgtgtgtgtgtgtgtgttttctcccTTTTAAGTTTCccgcagtaaaagcacagcaaagtgtgatcaAGCACGATGAAAGCATGGTACAGACATTTACTGTGcgaaacctctctgtgctttacaatgcttccctatgctttaccagacctctctgtgctttacaatgcttccctatgctttaccagacctctctgtgctttacaatgcttccctgtgctttaccagacctctctgtgctttacaatgcttccctatgctttaccagacctctctgtgctttacaatgcctccctgtgctttaccatgctttacctctctgtgctttacaatgcttccctatgctttaccagacctctctgtgctttacaatgcttccctatgctttaccagacctctctgtgctttacaatgcttccctatgctttaccagacctctctgtgctttacaatgcttccctatgctttaccagacctccctgtgctttacaatgctttaccagacctctctttgctttacaatgcttccctatgctttagagCAAAATAGACCATTGACATGACCAGCAGTTCACAGCGAGCTGAAAATAACCCCAATCAAGCACTTATATGGGACAGTGTGTTGTGCATCTACTGCAGCCCTAACAAAGCAGCggaaaaaaacagcagtgttgaACTCGGGGTAAGCAATGCTGTCCTGCGAGTTACTGTGTgcgtgggagagagagagagagagagagagagagagagagagagagagagagagagagagagagagaggagagagagagagagagagagagagagagagagagagagaggcaggagcGAGAATCCCTCATGCAGGGGATATTGAAAATAGcatcaacacaaataaatatgtttttcattgaaaatgttttcaaaattgtttttcCCTTGCTGTATAGGGCAGGGGGCACATGTGAGGCTATCAGGAATTTGCTTGctagtcctatatatatattatatatatctatatatatatatatatatatatatatatatatatatatttatatatatatatagatatagagagagagagagagagagagagagagagagagagagagagagagagagagagagagagagagagagagacgagagagagagagagagaggagtctgagagagagagagagagagagagagagagtttttaagccatccccatatgaggttgccatgcccactgtctgcctgtctgtctgcctgtccatGCTTCCTTGCCccccagatttgaacccagggcTCCTGAGGAAGGTGAAAGCTATAAACTAGtgaattataaaacacacacacacactgacacacacacacacacacacacacacacacacacacacacacacacacacacacacacacacacacacacacacacacacacacacacacacacacacacacacacacacacacacacacacactcacacacacacacacacacacacacactgacacacacacacacacacacacacacacactcacacacacacacacacacacacacacacacacacacacacacacactgacacacacacacacacacactgacacacacacacacacacacacacacacacacacacacacacacacacacacacacacacacacacacacacacacacacacacacacacacacacacacacacacacacacacacacacacacacacacacacacacacacacacacacacacacacacacacacacacacacacacacacacacacacacacacacacacacacacacacacactgacacacacacacacacacacacacacacacacactgacacacacacacacacacacacacacacacacacacacacactgactcacacactcTTAATAATCCACAGGGTGCCAGTAAAAGTCTTtattaggtcttttttttttttttttttttttttacaaatatgattatttaaatataacaataaCGATcatttggggggtggggtggggtgcaatttaaaagttacaaaaagtggtcaaattaaaaataaataaataaatagaaaaattagAATAACACACACGCCTTCCGTAAACAGCTGCAGCAACGAAACCCAGTCGGATAGAAAGGGTTCTTATAGACCCTATCAGTGCAGGCATTTGAACGGGAATAATGCACAGCAGTGACAAAGATTCAGAAAACAGATTCTGTTGCATTTGTACCTTCTAGACGCCGAGAGTCTGTCGTGGTGTTAGGatcttaaatcttaaatcttaaatctgtacaattttttttaataaactagaaaaaaaaaaaaacttttttctttaaaacaataccACACACTTTTTAttcgctaataataataataataataataataataataataataataataataatatacctattctttaaatat
This sequence is a window from Polyodon spathula isolate WHYD16114869_AA unplaced genomic scaffold, ASM1765450v1 scaffolds_1540, whole genome shotgun sequence. Protein-coding genes within it:
- the them4 gene encoding acyl-coenzyme A thioesterase THEM4 — protein: MKPQNLTVSVKKMIVESAVRFSRHARTVAWTRALCSAPKDYGVPNPSWSAEMMSLYERYSAKGAESWERLPSYKRFLSFSTGGQCLSRLHKPTARLFTRNLEEEGAGFEYTVFASKAERRAVCLFQAGPLLEGPPGHVHGGAIATIIDSAAGTCAMYLTGIVMTANLNINYRNPIPLGSVVLVECELDRTEGKKTFVSCRITSADGSKLHAEATALFVSVGVGTLVGL
- the LOC121309836 gene encoding C2 calcium-dependent domain-containing protein 4D-like, with the protein product MFSSGLSLLPAGQRGAPNGKLSAYPNILTPDRIPEFFIPPKLLLLPPPVPGTPKSTQGGSPNGAGSLAERALIRSARRHVIEIESADSELGEGEGEERLKTASPTLPAGPRLSLACLPESPHTRRRESLFHSPPAHRSPVGEFTPRVASPSSLYPPFSSPDSDPASSADPSPFSSPLLPGRSPAPSCPAHGTQRLFRRTLGSKALSSPMDSGSSSEESPATPRRRATLAPPVLFQLDFICCQERLTKESRLPLRKGRAPRGELRLSAEFSGEQGRLRVRLVSGEGLYPPGFESRLVSCCVVVQLDPGRQQRQRSNVVKRSREPIFNEDFFFEGLSQGELDRRSLRFKVVNKGAGVKRDALLGEGEVGLASILPP